Sequence from the Clostridium saccharobutylicum DSM 13864 genome:
CTTTAATATATTTAACTCATTTTTTATTTCTATAATTTCTTGTTGCAATTCTGTTAAACTTTCTGCAATATCTCTTCTAATAATGCCCAGTTCTATCTTATAATCATTTACATCTTCTTTATTATTATTAAGAATATTTTCAAAAGAAAAATTCGAAGTATTTTCTTCTCTTTTTATTGCTCTATAATTATAAATTATCAACACAACACCAATTATTATCAATACTATTGGCATAAAATCCCTCATTTCAAATATATACCTCGAGGAAAATTCACCTCGAGGTATTTAATCAATATAATGTAATTTCTTCATAGATTCTCTTAGATTACGAATGGCTCTGCTATGTAATTGACAAACTCTAGATTCTGATACACCTAATACGTTTCCTATTTCTTTTAATGTTAAGCCTTCATAATAATATAAATTTAAAATTGTCCTGTCTTTTTCTTTGAGAAGTTCTATCGCTTGTGTTAAAATTTCAAGCTGCTCTTTATCTTGTACATACATATCAGGACTAGGGCTATTTTTATCTTCAATAATACCCATAAAATTTATATCTTCATCTTCAGAAAAAATAACATTTTCTAGTGATACCATTGAAATATAATTTATATAATTTTCTATTTCAGTTATTTCATTTAATGAAATATTTAAGTACTTTGCAATTTCATTATCAGTTGGCTCTCTTAATAATTGTCCTTGCAAATCATCAATAGCTTTATTATATCGATTTAATTTATCCATAGCCCCCTTAGATAAGGGTCTATTTTTTCTTAACTCGTCTATCATTGCACCTTTAATTCTTATAGATGCATAAGATGAAAACTTCATTCCCTTAGTATTATCAAATTTATTTAATGCATCCATAAGCCCAATCATACCATAGCTTACCAGATCCTCATATTCCATATATTTATTTTTACTAAACATAACTCTAGAGGCAATATACTTTACTAGCGGAATATATTCTTGTATGACTTGTTCTTTTCCATCAACTTCTCTTGCAGTGTTCAACCCATTACCCTCCACAACTTTCTTTTCATCATATTTACTTATGATCTAGCTCTTTGCTTTCTCATTATTTCAAAAAGTTCTTCAATTATTATATCGCTTTGTGCTTCTGTAATATCTAAGAACCTTATACCACATAATCTTTCATTATCATAAGTCTCTTCAATTCTAACAATATCACCTTTTAATAAAAATTCTTTTTGTTTTATTTTCATCTTAATAAAAAACAAATCATCTTTACTTACTTTTTCTTTCAATTTAAGTTTTATGCCTCCGCCACTTAAATCTACCATTAATGCTTCTTTAAAAGGAATATCTTCAAAATCTTCTTCATGAATATTAGTAATGTTTTTATATTGTACTGAATTTACCATACCGACTCTAAAAAAGTTTCTTCTTTGGATTGCAGTAATATTAAATGGTTCTTCTAATTCATAATATAATATATTTCCATCTTTCCCTTTTGAAATTACTTTAGAATAAAAATTAAAGCAATTTCCATTTTCTAAATATGCATTCACTTCAATTTTTTCTCCTGAGTGTAACATCAAATATTGCCCTTCATTTGCAGGTAAATTTATTTTTATGACATCATCATCTATATCAATAACTAAACTTTTATATGGTTTTTCATTCACTATAACTTCGATTCTATCATTAATTTCTAGATTAAAACTATGCATACAAACTCCCCCTATGAAAAAATATTAAATAGTCTTTTAAATACGCCTCTTACTCCACCAGTTGAATTTATATTTTGCCCAATAATTTTCATTGCAATTTCATCTACACATTTTGATGCATCACAATTTGGAAATAACATTGTAAACGGCTTTTGTTGCCTTACACTCTGTACTAGCTTTCTATCATCTAGTATACATCCCAAATAACTGATTTTCATACTTAAAAATCGTTTTACCGCTTTATCAAATTTATCATAAGTCTCTTTACCTTCTTCCTTAGTAAAGGCTTTATTTACAACTATTTTTGCCTCGCTCTTAAGTTTAAAATGATCTGTTGCCTTCATTAAACTGTATGCATCCGTAAGTGCTGTCGGTTCAGGTGTTGTTATTATAATCAATTCCTCTGAAGCTGATACAAATGATAAAACATCACGATTTACTCCCGCTCCTGTATCCATTAATATGTAATCATACTCTCCTAATTCCCCAAGCTTCTCAATAAACATTTTTTTTTCTGCTTCTGTTAATTCTTGCACCTTATTTAATCCAGATCCAGCAGGAATTAAAGATACCCCATTAGATGCTTCTATGATTATCTCCTCTAACTTTAAATCAGTACCTATAATATCAAATATATTATACTTAGGATAAACTCCCATTAAAATATCATCATTTCCCATACCTAAATCTGCATCAAAAATCAGAACTTTTTTTCCCCTATTGCTAAGACATATAGCTAAATTTACAACAAAATTACTTTTTCCAACTCCGCCTTTTCCAGATGTTACTGTAATTATCTTTGCATAATCATTTTCTTGTTCTTTTTTAATGTTTTCTTCTTCTTTTGTGATTAATTGTCTTAGTGTTTCTGCTTGATCTAGCATAAGGTCTCCTCCCCTAATATAAATCTAGCAATTTCCTCTTTACTTGATGTTCTTATATCATCCGGAACATTTTGCCCTGTAGTTATAAAATTAATTGGTTTGTTAGCACTTTTAGATATATTATATAAAGATCCGTATACAGTTGTTTCATCTAATTTTGTAATTATAATATTATCATAACTCAATTCTGAATATCCATTCAAAATACTCATTATATCTTTATTTTTGGTAGTTGCACTTATTACCATACTTATATGCTGTGGATTTGCCTTTTGAACAAAAGCACGAAGCTCTGATATTTGCATTGTATTCTTACTACTTCTTCCAGTAGTATCAATAAGTACAACATCACAATCCTCCATAAATTCTATTGCATCTTCCATTTCCTTCATTGTAATAACAACTTTAAATGGAATATTCATTATTTCTGCATAAGTCTTTAATTGTTCTATAGCTCCAATTCTATACGTATCTACTGTAATTAGTCCAACTTTCTTTTTTTCAACAAGCGCAAGTCTTCCTGCAAGCTTTGCTATAGTAGTTGTTTTTCCAACTCCTGTTGGACCTACTAACACAACACGACCATTCAATCTTTTTTTAGATACTAAGACGTTCCTTTCAAAAATATCCCTTAACCTCTCAGTTTCATCTACTTCTTTACTAAACTCTTCATCAATTGATTTAATAATTTCATCATGAAATTTCTCATCAATATCTAGTTGGCTTAATTTTTCTTGTAAATAATTTATTGGATTTTCATCAACTGACGTATTTTGTATCACTTTATTTAAAAGACTCTTCAAATCACTTACTTCTTTATGTACTGATTCAAAATCACGTTTATCACCTGATTGTTCCATATTATTTTCACTTTGGATAATACTTGTTTTATCATTAACGTGATTAATATTTTCCATATAATTTTCTTGGTACTTTGTGGCCTTAGGAGATTCCTTTTCTACATTGGCATTATGCTCTAAGATTCTATTATTTATAGTATCTTTTACATTCTCAACATCTTTTTTAATCCTAACTTCTGATTCCATTAACTTTTTAATATTTTCTAATGAATTTCTAAATTCTTGCTCGCTATTTAAAGTAGATTTTTCTTCTTCAAAATTTTCAACTGCTGCTGTTACTTCAATTACTTTTTTTGAAAACCAACCCTTAATTCCAGACTTTTTAACTTTTCTTTGACTTATTATGATAGCATCTTTTCCTAATTCATATCTAATTCTTGTTAATGCTTCATTCATATTACTTACAAGATATCTTTTTATTACCATCTATAATCGCACAACTCCTTCACTATTAATTTGAACATCATTTGGCACTTCATTCAATGAAATTACCATAACATGAGGAAATACCATTTCTATTAATTTTCTAAATACAGCTCTTATATTAGGTGATACCAAAATAATTGGTTGATTATTATAAAAATAAACTGATTCCAAAGTTTCTTTTATACTTGTAAGTATTTTAGTAGTTGTATCAGGATCAACTGTTGGAAATGATCCTTGAACTGATTTTTGGATATTATTTGCTATTATCTCTTCTACATTAGGGTCTAATGTGACTACTGTAATTTTTCTTTCCTCATCAATTACTTGATTACAAATCGTTCTCGCTAATGCAAATCTAACATATTCAGTTAAAACTTCTAGATCTCTTGTATTTCTGGCATTGTCCGCCAATGATTCCATTATAGTTACAATATCTTTAATAGGAACTTTCTCTCTCAATAGGTTTTGTAATACCTTTTGAAGCTCACCAATAGTTAACAAATCTGGTATAAGTTCTTCAACAACTGCACTGTATTTTTCTTTTGCATTTTCAACAATAAGCTGAACTTCCTGCCTTCCAAGTAATTCATAGGAATGAGTTTTTATTGTTTCAGTTAAATGTGTAACCATAACTGTTGTTGGGTCAACAACTGTCAATCCCTTAATTTCCGCTTCTTCTCTTTGATCTTTGTTTATCCAAATTGCAGGTAACCCAAAAGTTGGCTCTATTGTTTTTATTCCTGGTATTTCTGAATTTTCTCCTGTTGGATCCATACATAATAACATACTTGGCATCAACTCTGATGAAACAACCATTGTACCCCTAATCTTTATTATATATTCATTAGTTTTAAGTTGAAGATTATCCCTAATTCTTATTGGTTGAACCACAATTCCCATTTCTATAGCACATTGCCTTCTAACAGATGCAATTCTTTGAAGCAAATCCCCTCCAGATGCTTCATCAGCTAATGGTATAAGTCCATATCCAATTTCAACTTCCATTGATTCCACAGATATTAAATTCATAACATTTTCAGGTTCCTTACGTTCTGCTTGTATAATCTCTTCTTCTTCACTTACATACTCTTCTACTTGCTTAGCTGCTTCTTCCTTATAAAGCATATAAGTTAATACTCCAGTTGCTATAGAAGCTGTGAAAAATGCTAATTTAGGCATATTAGGTACAAGGCCTAGAAATAACATTATAGCACTAGCTACCCCAGTAGCTATAGGGAATGCAGTTAATTGAGCTGTCATAGTTTTACCAAAATTGTCAGCACTTCCCGAACGAGTAACCAAAATACCAGAAGCTGTTGATATTAATAACGCTGGTACTTGGCTTACAAGTCCATCACCAACAGACAATATAGCGTAAGTTCCAGCTGCATCCCCTACTGATAATCCTCTTTGAAGTACACCTATTACAATACCACCCAATATATTAATAACTGTAATTATAATAGCTGCCACTGCATCCCCTTTTACGAACTTAGACGCACCATCCATAGATCCATAAAAATCCGCTTCTGATTGAAGATCCTGTCTTCTTTTTCTTGCAGTAGCTTCATCTATCATACCCGAATTCAAGTCAGCATCGATACTCATTTGTTTACCTGGCATAGCATCAAGTGTAAATCTTGCTGATACTTCTGCAACTCTTCCAGCACCATTAGTAATAACCATAAATTGAATTACAACTATAATTAAGAATATAATAATACCAACTACATAATTACCACGTATAACAAAATTACCAAAAGCCGTAATAATATGACCTGCATCTCCTTCTGTTAATATTAATCTTGTTGACGATATATTAAGCCCCAATCTAAATAATGTTGTAACTAACAGCAATGTAGGAAAAACTGAAAGTTGCAATACATTAGTTGTAAACATAGTTATCAGCATTATAATTATAGATATCGTTATATTCAATGCTAAAAGTAAGTCTAGCAATATCTTCGGTAATGGTATTATTATCATAAGCACTATACCTATAACACCAAATGCTACTATTATATCTAAATTTTCTTTTATATCTAGCTTTTTGCCACCAAGCACCAAATTTCACACATCCCTCTCTTCAATGCATAATATGCAATTTAAAAAAATCATACTGCATATTTTTATCATCTATCAAAACTCATTAGTATTTTGCATATTTATTATTAATTACTTTTTATTAAGCTTCATTACCACTGCTAAAATTTCAGCTACACCTTGATACAAATCTTGTGGTATATCTTCGTCTATTTCTACTCTTTCATACATCATTCTTGCTAGTGGCTTATTTTCAATAATAGGAACATCATGTTCCTTTGCTATCCCCTTTAATTTAATGGCAACATAATCTGCCCCTTTTGCTACAACCTTTGGAGCTTCCATGTTCCCACCTTCTTCATATTTCAATGCAATCGCTAAATGCGTAGGATTAGTTATTACAACTGTAGCATCCGCAACATTTTGCATCATTCTTTTCATCCCAAGCTCTTTTTGCTTTTGCTTAATTTTGCCTTTTACTTGAGGATCTCCTTCTTGTTGTTTATATTCGTCTTTAATTTCTTGTTTTGTCATCTTCATATCTGAACCATGCATTTTATTTTGAAAAAAATAATCAACAGCTGCAATGATAACAAGAACTATACAAATCTGCTTAAAAATACCCAAAACTAAATTTCTAATCTCATTTGATAATGATGGTAAATATAAATTAGAAATTCCTAATATATTTTGATAGTTCGACTTCACATATTTATAAGCGATTACTGATATTATTGTAACTATTATCAAATTTTTTCCTAAATCTACAAGACTTCTTTTTGAAAAAATATTTTTCATTCCTGATAATGGATTTAATTTTCCAAAGGAAGGTTTTAATGGTTCTGTTGTAAATAAAAATCTTGTTTGCATCAAGTTGGCTACAATTCCTCCAAACATTATTGGTAATGTAAAAGGTAATAGTAGTGCCCCTATTTTTAACACCACAGTCGTTGATATATTAAAAATTGTTACTTCATCAAAATTTTTTAACATTGGAAATTGAAGAAAATAAATAATTACGCTTTTAAATCCATCTGTTAACATTCCCCATAGCGTTGAAATAAGCATTGTACATATAATCATTGTAAGTGCAACTCCAACTTCTTTACTTCTAGCAATTTGACCTTTTTTTCTTGATTCAGATTTTTTCTTTGGAGTTGCTTCTTCTGTTTTATCATCTCCAGCAAAAATTAACACCAATGGTGCTGCTGGCAATACATTAATTATTTCCCTGAAAATATTCGGCAAATTATATATTGCAGTACTTATTAATTTTAACATGACCGGCATTAGTATTATATATGTAATAAGTCCCAGTAAATTTTTAATAGGCATTCCCAAAACCATAATCGGAATTGTTGGTACTGTTCTTCCAATTAATCCAAAACATACATCTGTTATAACAATTATTAATACCAATGGTATAGCCATCTTTATTCCTAAAGTGAAATAATTAAATATTGTTTGCATTACTCCCATCATAGTTTCTTGATACACTATCGTTTTTCCAATCGGTACTATCTTTACACTTTCAGCTATCATATTTATAATTACATGATGACCATCTACTAGAAAGAAAAATGCCATTGAAAGAAAATATGATAAATTTCCAAGCAATGTTGTTGTAGTTTTACTTGTTGGATCTAATATAGTAACCATTGAGAATCCAGCATGAATATCCATCCATGACCCTGCAAGCCTTGCAATTTCAAAAACTAAATTTGTTATGTATCCCAAAATTAATCCAGTCATAATTTCACTTATTGAATAAAATAATAATAAATAATTGTTGTTTATGTTTCCTATTGTGGAATAATCTATTCCCGATATAATTCCAAATGAAAGTATTAACGAAAATGCACCTTTTAAAATTTGTGGTGTTCCACTTGGAAATAATATTTCAACAGCAAAAAAATATGCTGTTATTCTTAAACTTATTAAAAATAAGGAAAGAAAGTAGGCTACATCTATCAATCT
This genomic interval carries:
- a CDS encoding FliA/WhiG family RNA polymerase sigma factor — translated: MNTAREVDGKEQVIQEYIPLVKYIASRVMFSKNKYMEYEDLVSYGMIGLMDALNKFDNTKGMKFSSYASIRIKGAMIDELRKNRPLSKGAMDKLNRYNKAIDDLQGQLLREPTDNEIAKYLNISLNEITEIENYINYISMVSLENVIFSEDEDINFMGIIEDKNSPSPDMYVQDKEQLEILTQAIELLKEKDRTILNLYYYEGLTLKEIGNVLGVSESRVCQLHSRAIRNLRESMKKLHYID
- a CDS encoding flagellar brake protein: MHSFNLEINDRIEVIVNEKPYKSLVIDIDDDVIKINLPANEGQYLMLHSGEKIEVNAYLENGNCFNFYSKVISKGKDGNILYYELEEPFNITAIQRRNFFRVGMVNSVQYKNITNIHEEDFEDIPFKEALMVDLSGGGIKLKLKEKVSKDDLFFIKMKIKQKEFLLKGDIVRIEETYDNERLCGIRFLDITEAQSDIIIEELFEIMRKQRARS
- a CDS encoding MinD/ParA family protein encodes the protein MLDQAETLRQLITKEEENIKKEQENDYAKIITVTSGKGGVGKSNFVVNLAICLSNRGKKVLIFDADLGMGNDDILMGVYPKYNIFDIIGTDLKLEEIIIEASNGVSLIPAGSGLNKVQELTEAEKKMFIEKLGELGEYDYILMDTGAGVNRDVLSFVSASEELIIITTPEPTALTDAYSLMKATDHFKLKSEAKIVVNKAFTKEEGKETYDKFDKAVKRFLSMKISYLGCILDDRKLVQSVRQQKPFTMLFPNCDASKCVDEIAMKIIGQNINSTGGVRGVFKRLFNIFS
- the flhF gene encoding flagellar biosynthesis protein FlhF, with translation MVIKRYLVSNMNEALTRIRYELGKDAIIISQRKVKKSGIKGWFSKKVIEVTAAVENFEEEKSTLNSEQEFRNSLENIKKLMESEVRIKKDVENVKDTINNRILEHNANVEKESPKATKYQENYMENINHVNDKTSIIQSENNMEQSGDKRDFESVHKEVSDLKSLLNKVIQNTSVDENPINYLQEKLSQLDIDEKFHDEIIKSIDEEFSKEVDETERLRDIFERNVLVSKKRLNGRVVLVGPTGVGKTTTIAKLAGRLALVEKKKVGLITVDTYRIGAIEQLKTYAEIMNIPFKVVITMKEMEDAIEFMEDCDVVLIDTTGRSSKNTMQISELRAFVQKANPQHISMVISATTKNKDIMSILNGYSELSYDNIIITKLDETTVYGSLYNISKSANKPINFITTGQNVPDDIRTSSKEEIARFILGEETLC
- the flhA gene encoding flagellar biosynthesis protein FlhA codes for the protein MVLGGKKLDIKENLDIIVAFGVIGIVLMIIIPLPKILLDLLLALNITISIIIMLITMFTTNVLQLSVFPTLLLVTTLFRLGLNISSTRLILTEGDAGHIITAFGNFVIRGNYVVGIIIFLIIVVIQFMVITNGAGRVAEVSARFTLDAMPGKQMSIDADLNSGMIDEATARKRRQDLQSEADFYGSMDGASKFVKGDAVAAIIITVINILGGIVIGVLQRGLSVGDAAGTYAILSVGDGLVSQVPALLISTASGILVTRSGSADNFGKTMTAQLTAFPIATGVASAIMLFLGLVPNMPKLAFFTASIATGVLTYMLYKEEAAKQVEEYVSEEEEIIQAERKEPENVMNLISVESMEVEIGYGLIPLADEASGGDLLQRIASVRRQCAIEMGIVVQPIRIRDNLQLKTNEYIIKIRGTMVVSSELMPSMLLCMDPTGENSEIPGIKTIEPTFGLPAIWINKDQREEAEIKGLTVVDPTTVMVTHLTETIKTHSYELLGRQEVQLIVENAKEKYSAVVEELIPDLLTIGELQKVLQNLLREKVPIKDIVTIMESLADNARNTRDLEVLTEYVRFALARTICNQVIDEERKITVVTLDPNVEEIIANNIQKSVQGSFPTVDPDTTTKILTSIKETLESVYFYNNQPIILVSPNIRAVFRKLIEMVFPHVMVISLNEVPNDVQINSEGVVRL
- a CDS encoding fused FliR family export protein/FlhB family type III secretion system protein, producing MIDVAYFLSLFLISLRITAYFFAVEILFPSGTPQILKGAFSLILSFGIISGIDYSTIGNINNNYLLLFYSISEIMTGLILGYITNLVFEIARLAGSWMDIHAGFSMVTILDPTSKTTTTLLGNLSYFLSMAFFFLVDGHHVIINMIAESVKIVPIGKTIVYQETMMGVMQTIFNYFTLGIKMAIPLVLIIVITDVCFGLIGRTVPTIPIMVLGMPIKNLLGLITYIILMPVMLKLISTAIYNLPNIFREIINVLPAAPLVLIFAGDDKTEEATPKKKSESRKKGQIARSKEVGVALTMIICTMLISTLWGMLTDGFKSVIIYFLQFPMLKNFDEVTIFNISTTVVLKIGALLLPFTLPIMFGGIVANLMQTRFLFTTEPLKPSFGKLNPLSGMKNIFSKRSLVDLGKNLIIVTIISVIAYKYVKSNYQNILGISNLYLPSLSNEIRNLVLGIFKQICIVLVIIAAVDYFFQNKMHGSDMKMTKQEIKDEYKQQEGDPQVKGKIKQKQKELGMKRMMQNVADATVVITNPTHLAIALKYEEGGNMEAPKVVAKGADYVAIKLKGIAKEHDVPIIENKPLARMMYERVEIDEDIPQDLYQGVAEILAVVMKLNKK